acaggtctagtgaCAGTTCACAGTTCGACTGTAGCTCAAAATGGTTCGACTGTGgttcaaacaatttaattattttttccgGATGTGTATCTCGATCGATTTTCGATTCAATCATTTCAATCggttattgtttaaattttataataaattttatgtcaattcttttgtatttatattaaaaatgatttagaatttggttttgtttaatataagtaaaatgttaaaaaaataagaataataatttttataatttgaaatttatatttatcaaactgTTTAGTTATTTATTGTACTTAATTTTCTTACtgtaatatatcaaatatattttattaaagatgACCTTCTCAAGTGGGAAGTAGAAAAGGGTCCAAGCTGTTTGACATAGCAAAATGAGAAAACGACAAGGCACTAGCTTTGCATCCAATCATTCACCGCCGCGTAATTCTCCTTTGCCTAATTGTGGCCGCCCCATTATTTGCCTAATTCAACCATTAGAAAACTGCATATTTCCAACTCTATCTAACCAACCCATATGCTCCAAAACCAAAAACCTCTCACAGATGGAAGCATCTGTAAGTGGCATTTATAATGGAGGCCAAAACATGACAACATAAACTATTCTATATCACATGCTTCattaaatgccaaatttatcaCTTGTTCCAGCCGTttcaaaacaattcatttctCTCTGTATCCACTTCCCTTTTCCTCCGATTCATGGGAACCTTGGTTGGGCCAGTTTTATCAGCTTTGACAACCAGCAAGTATCGACCACTCTTCCCTTCTCCCACTGCTTCTCTTCCTTCTTCAAAACCCCATTTAACAACATCAAGGAAGATTCATCATCATGAGATCAACACCAGCAGGTTTGGTAACTTCCTCCACTTAAAACCAGAGTCGAAACCCGGGTGCTTAGATTCCGATCTTCCATGGTTCAACCCTTCGGATCGGCCGTGCTTCGATGTCATCATTATCGGCACTGGACCCGGTGGTCTCCGGCTCGCCGAGCAAGTATCCCAATACGGAATCAAGGTATGTTGTGTGGATCCTTCACCGCTTTCGTTTTGGCCTAATAATTATGGAGTGTGGGTGGATGAGTTTGAGAGCTTAGGACTAGTGGAATGTCTAGACAAGATATGGCCTATGACTTGTGTCTATATTGATGATCATAAGACCAAGTATTTAGACCGGCCTTATGGTAGGGTCTCTAGGAAGATACTCAAGACAAAGTTGTTGGAGAATTGTGTCTCAAATTCTGTTAAATTTCATAAAGCTAAGGTTTGGCAAGTGAAACATGAGGAATTCGAGTCTACCATTCAGTGCGATGATGGCGGTGAGCTTAAGGCGAGCTTAATCGTAGATGCTAGCGGTTTCAGTAGCAGTTTCGTTGAGTATGATAAACCTAGGAACTATGGGTATCAAATTGCTCATGGTATTTTAGCTGAGGTTGATAGTCATCCTTTTGACTTGGATAAGATGGTTCTCATGGATTGGAGAGATTCCCATTTAGGAAACGAACCTTATTTACGGGTTAACAACTCGAAGTTAGCAACGTTTCTATATGCAATGCCATTCGATTCgaacttaatatttttggaaGAGACTTCTCTGGTTAGTCGACCTGTGCTATCTTATTCAGAGATCAAGAGAAGGATGGAAGCAAGGCTTAGGCATCTAGGAATTAGAGTTAGGAGAGTGATAGAAGATGAGAAGTGTTTGATTCCAATGGGTGGTCCTCTCCCTAGAATCCCTCAAAATGTAATGGCTATAGGTGGGATTTCTGGGGTAGTCCATCCATCGACTGGGTACATGGTGGCTCGGACAATGGCGTTAGCGCCACTCGTGGCGGAGGCTATTGCAGAATGTCTTGGTTCGACGAGGATGATACGAGGGAGACCGCTTTACCATAAAGTATGGAACGGATTGTGGCCGATTGAGAGGAGACTTAGCAGAGAATTTTGCTGTTTTGGCATGGAAACCTTGCTGAAGCTTGACTTAGTGGGAACAAGGAATTTCTTTGAAGCATTCTTTGATTTGGATCCATATTATTGGCATGGGTTCCTCTCTTCAAGGCTGTCTCTTCATGAACTTGCTTCTTTTAGCTTGTCTTTGTTCGGACATGCCTCCAATTCTTCCAGGCTTGATATTATGTCAAAATGCCCTGTTCCTTTGGTTCGAATGTTGGGAAATCTAGCTCTCCAAGTCATTTAGTGATGGAAGATTTGATCAATGAGTGCACCATTTTGtatgctttctttttctttctttcttatgtGGGAATGTATGAAATTATTTGAATGCTCTGGATCACCTTTTAAGCACATTTTTTGatgtaaaatatactaaaattttatgaatgaattgaTTATAACTTTTAACTTGAatgtgttattaaattttaatttatactaaattatcatcaccatcaaaacTAT
The window above is part of the Gossypium raimondii isolate GPD5lz chromosome 9, ASM2569854v1, whole genome shotgun sequence genome. Proteins encoded here:
- the LOC105799234 gene encoding capsanthin/capsorubin synthase, chromoplastic — encoded protein: MGTLVGPVLSALTTSKYRPLFPSPTASLPSSKPHLTTSRKIHHHEINTSRFGNFLHLKPESKPGCLDSDLPWFNPSDRPCFDVIIIGTGPGGLRLAEQVSQYGIKVCCVDPSPLSFWPNNYGVWVDEFESLGLVECLDKIWPMTCVYIDDHKTKYLDRPYGRVSRKILKTKLLENCVSNSVKFHKAKVWQVKHEEFESTIQCDDGGELKASLIVDASGFSSSFVEYDKPRNYGYQIAHGILAEVDSHPFDLDKMVLMDWRDSHLGNEPYLRVNNSKLATFLYAMPFDSNLIFLEETSLVSRPVLSYSEIKRRMEARLRHLGIRVRRVIEDEKCLIPMGGPLPRIPQNVMAIGGISGVVHPSTGYMVARTMALAPLVAEAIAECLGSTRMIRGRPLYHKVWNGLWPIERRLSREFCCFGMETLLKLDLVGTRNFFEAFFDLDPYYWHGFLSSRLSLHELASFSLSLFGHASNSSRLDIMSKCPVPLVRMLGNLALQVI